The following coding sequences are from one Thermostaphylospora chromogena window:
- the xylA gene encoding xylose isomerase, with amino-acid sequence MSFAPTPADRFSFGLWTVGWQARDPFGDATRAPLDPVESLHRLAELGAWGVSFHDDDLLAVESDRDRAIAAFRKGLDETGLVVPMATTNLFQHPVFKDGAFTSNDRDIRRYAIRKVMRNLDLAAELGAKTYVFWGGREGAETDAAKDVRDALARYKEAIDVLCAYVKDRKYDIRFALEPKPNEPRGDILLPTIGHALGFISTLEHPEMVGLNPEVGHEQMAGLNFVHGIAQALWQGKLFHIDLNGQHGPKYDQDLVFGHGDVKSAFFLVDLLENGGYDGPRHFDYKPGRTEDAEDVWVSVEANMRTYLILKERARAFRADPEVQEALRASRVDQLSVPTLAPGETFESLRSDEFDLEEAAARGYHYSRLDQLAIEHLLGAR; translated from the coding sequence ATGAGCTTCGCGCCCACCCCCGCGGACCGCTTCAGTTTCGGTTTGTGGACCGTCGGCTGGCAGGCGCGCGACCCCTTCGGGGACGCCACGCGCGCACCGCTCGATCCCGTCGAGTCGCTGCACCGGCTGGCCGAGCTCGGCGCGTGGGGGGTCTCCTTCCACGACGACGACCTGCTGGCCGTGGAGTCCGACCGCGACCGCGCGATCGCCGCCTTCCGTAAGGGGCTCGACGAGACCGGCCTGGTGGTGCCGATGGCCACCACGAACCTCTTCCAGCACCCGGTGTTCAAGGACGGCGCGTTCACCTCCAACGACCGCGACATCCGCCGCTACGCGATCCGCAAGGTCATGCGCAACCTCGACCTCGCCGCCGAGCTGGGCGCGAAGACCTACGTCTTCTGGGGCGGCCGGGAGGGCGCCGAGACCGACGCCGCCAAGGACGTCCGCGACGCGCTCGCCCGGTACAAGGAGGCGATCGACGTCCTGTGCGCCTACGTCAAGGACCGCAAGTACGACATCCGCTTCGCCCTGGAGCCCAAGCCGAACGAGCCGCGCGGCGACATCCTGCTGCCCACGATCGGCCACGCCCTGGGCTTCATCTCCACGCTCGAACACCCCGAGATGGTGGGGCTGAACCCGGAGGTCGGCCACGAGCAGATGGCCGGGCTCAACTTCGTGCACGGCATCGCCCAGGCCCTGTGGCAGGGCAAGCTGTTCCACATCGACCTCAACGGGCAGCACGGTCCCAAGTACGACCAGGACCTCGTGTTCGGGCACGGTGACGTGAAGAGCGCGTTCTTCCTGGTCGACCTGCTGGAGAACGGCGGCTACGACGGCCCGCGTCACTTCGACTACAAGCCGGGCCGTACCGAGGACGCCGAGGACGTGTGGGTGTCGGTCGAGGCGAACATGCGCACCTACCTGATCCTCAAGGAGCGGGCGCGCGCCTTCCGCGCCGACCCGGAGGTGCAGGAGGCGCTGCGGGCGTCGCGGGTGGACCAGCTCTCCGTGCCCACCCTCGCCCCCGGCGAGACCTTCGAGTCGCTGCGGTCCGACGAGTTCGACCTGGAGGAGGCCGCGGCCCGCGGCTACCACTACAGCCGGCTCGACCAGCTCGCCATCGAGCACCTGCTGGGGGCGCGCTGA
- a CDS encoding ROK family transcriptional regulator, with product MLKAGDGPVRHATMRERNLAVLFGEVRAHQPVTRARLAALTGFTKTTVSNLIAILADAGLVRDGDPVQDAERGRPGVAVTVNAEGGAGLGLEINVDYLAACVVDLGWRVRYRHLVAADNRGRSPEAIVAALSRLSTRAVASAAEQGLSVAGAVVAVPGVLDRTHVLRAPNLGWSDVPIAELLREGLPQLRLPVEQDNEANLAALGELWFGVGESLGDFLHVSGEIGIGAGVIVGGQVFRGGHGSAGELGHITVEPDGPPCACGGRGCLERIAGQEAILRAAGLTDVIAGSAAGPKESVSALVNLLESGDPRALEAVRAAGRTLGGALADAVKLLDPQTVVLGGIFSPLARWVRPEVEAGLRERALYGTVPSVVVSPLGGDAAVLGAAGLVIKRIYADPALLLRRSPI from the coding sequence ATGCTGAAGGCGGGCGACGGGCCGGTACGGCACGCCACCATGCGGGAGCGCAACCTCGCCGTGCTGTTCGGCGAGGTGCGCGCCCACCAGCCGGTCACCCGGGCCAGGCTGGCCGCGCTCACCGGCTTCACCAAGACCACCGTCTCCAACCTGATCGCGATCCTGGCCGATGCGGGCCTGGTCCGTGACGGCGACCCGGTGCAGGACGCCGAGCGCGGCCGTCCCGGCGTGGCCGTGACCGTCAACGCCGAGGGCGGCGCGGGGCTCGGCCTGGAGATCAACGTCGACTATCTCGCGGCGTGCGTGGTGGACCTCGGCTGGCGGGTCCGCTACCGGCATCTGGTGGCGGCCGACAACCGGGGGCGCTCGCCGGAGGCGATCGTGGCCGCGCTGTCCCGGCTCAGCACGCGGGCCGTGGCCTCCGCGGCGGAGCAGGGGCTGAGCGTGGCGGGCGCGGTGGTCGCCGTGCCCGGCGTGCTCGACCGTACGCACGTGCTGCGCGCGCCCAACCTGGGCTGGTCCGACGTGCCGATCGCCGAGCTGCTGCGGGAAGGGCTGCCGCAGCTGCGGCTGCCGGTGGAGCAGGACAACGAGGCCAACCTGGCGGCGCTCGGTGAGCTCTGGTTCGGCGTGGGGGAGTCGCTCGGCGACTTCCTGCACGTGTCGGGCGAGATCGGGATCGGCGCCGGGGTCATCGTGGGCGGCCAGGTGTTCCGCGGCGGACACGGGTCGGCCGGGGAGCTGGGGCACATCACGGTCGAGCCCGACGGGCCGCCGTGCGCCTGCGGCGGGCGCGGCTGCCTGGAGCGGATCGCCGGCCAGGAGGCGATCCTGCGTGCGGCGGGCCTCACCGACGTGATCGCCGGTTCGGCCGCCGGGCCGAAGGAGTCCGTCTCGGCTCTGGTGAACCTGCTGGAGTCGGGTGATCCCCGGGCGCTGGAGGCGGTGCGCGCGGCCGGCCGCACCCTGGGCGGCGCACTGGCCGACGCGGTCAAGCTGCTCGACCCGCAGACGGTCGTGCTCGGCGGCATCTTCTCCCCGCTGGCCCGGTGGGTTCGCCCGGAGGTGGAGGCCGGGCTGCGCGAGCGCGCGCTGTACGGCACCGTGCCGTCGGTGGTGGTCTCGCCGTTGGGCGGTGACGCGGCCGTGCTCGGCGCGGCCGGTCTGGTGATCAAGCGCATCTACGCCGATCCCGCCCTGCTGCTCCGCCGGTCCCCGATTTAG
- a CDS encoding SAM-dependent methyltransferase produces MDPNVPSAARMYDYYLGGKDNFAADREAAEKIIKILPNVRAIARENREFLVRAVTYLAQQGVRQFLDIGAGLPTQRNVHQVAQEVTPGARVVYVDNDPIVLVHARALLMENSDVIAVDADMRDPEGILNHPDIRAHLDFSQPTAILLLGILHFIPDDEEAHKIVSALKSALVPGGYLVISHGSVSEVPEEQAREGMEVYSRTSVPGVTSRTAQQVQEFFSGLDLVDPGVVLLRDWRPDPDAVLLPELGRVDAVGGVGRKP; encoded by the coding sequence GTGGATCCGAACGTACCGAGCGCGGCACGGATGTACGACTACTATCTGGGCGGCAAGGACAATTTCGCGGCCGACCGGGAAGCGGCGGAGAAGATCATCAAGATCCTGCCGAACGTCCGCGCCATCGCCAGAGAGAACCGCGAGTTCCTGGTGCGGGCGGTGACCTACCTCGCCCAGCAGGGCGTGCGGCAGTTCCTCGACATCGGCGCAGGGTTGCCTACGCAGCGCAACGTGCACCAGGTCGCCCAGGAGGTGACCCCCGGGGCACGGGTGGTCTACGTGGACAACGACCCGATCGTTCTCGTGCACGCCCGGGCGCTCCTCATGGAGAACTCCGACGTGATCGCGGTGGACGCCGACATGCGCGATCCCGAGGGCATCCTCAACCACCCCGACATCCGCGCCCACCTCGACTTCTCCCAGCCGACGGCGATCCTGCTGCTGGGCATCCTGCACTTCATCCCGGACGACGAGGAAGCGCACAAGATCGTCTCTGCGCTGAAGTCGGCCCTGGTTCCCGGCGGCTACCTGGTCATCTCGCACGGTTCGGTGAGCGAGGTCCCCGAGGAGCAGGCGCGCGAGGGGATGGAGGTCTACAGCCGCACCTCCGTGCCGGGCGTGACCTCGCGCACGGCCCAGCAGGTGCAGGAGTTCTTCTCCGGGCTCGACCTGGTCGACCCGGGCGTGGTGCTCCTGCGCGACTGGCGACCCGATCCGGACGCCGTCCTGCTGCCGGAACTCGGCAGAGTGGACGCCGTCGGCGGCGTCGGCCGTAAGCCCTAG
- a CDS encoding cytochrome c oxidase assembly protein: MTVFAVGALVLAAAYAVAAWRAMAGPRGWSRPRLASWLTGCALIAVAASPIPHVLAPGAAGHMVQHLLLGMFAPLALAMGAPVTLLLRVASVRTRRRVARVLSVRYLRVAGHPAGAAVLSVGGLFAVMLTPLYAAVHANTLAHHALHLHYLAAGYLFAWAVAGPDPAPRRPGMAARVAALVLAGAAHAWLAKHLYAQAPPYADALRQAAQIMYYGGDVAEILLATALFATWYRRRARRAIPVISKS; the protein is encoded by the coding sequence GTGACGGTGTTCGCGGTGGGGGCGCTCGTCCTGGCCGCCGCCTACGCGGTCGCGGCGTGGCGGGCGATGGCGGGCCCGCGCGGCTGGAGCCGGCCGCGCCTGGCGTCCTGGCTGACCGGGTGCGCTCTGATCGCGGTGGCCGCCTCGCCGATTCCGCACGTCCTGGCGCCCGGAGCCGCCGGGCACATGGTGCAGCACCTGCTGCTGGGCATGTTCGCGCCGCTCGCCCTGGCCATGGGCGCGCCGGTCACGCTGCTGCTGCGCGTCGCCTCGGTGCGGACGCGCCGCCGCGTCGCCCGCGTGCTGTCCGTGCGCTATCTGCGCGTGGCCGGGCATCCGGCGGGTGCCGCCGTGCTCAGCGTGGGCGGCCTGTTCGCGGTGATGCTCACCCCGTTGTACGCGGCCGTGCACGCGAACACGCTCGCCCACCACGCCCTCCACCTGCACTATCTGGCCGCGGGCTACCTGTTCGCCTGGGCCGTGGCCGGGCCGGATCCGGCTCCGCGCCGTCCGGGCATGGCCGCGCGGGTCGCCGCCCTGGTCCTCGCGGGGGCGGCGCACGCCTGGCTGGCCAAGCACCTTTACGCGCAGGCGCCGCCGTACGCCGACGCGCTGCGGCAGGCGGCGCAGATCATGTATTACGGCGGGGACGTCGCCGAGATCCTGCTCGCCACGGCGCTGTTCGCCACCTGGTACCGCCGCCGTGCGCGAAGGGCGATTCCGGTTATCAGCAAGTCCTGA
- a CDS encoding DUF2243 domain-containing protein: MAADHDRVPARDGAWRPSVLSAVLIGVGLMAAVDEVIFHQILAWHHFYDRATPRVALLSDGLLHAAELVAIVGGFFWLADLRRRAALLPMAAWGGLLAGAGAFQLFDGVVDHKVLRVHQVRYGVDLPVYDIAWNAVGVVLLAVGVAVAARARRRATAEAR, translated from the coding sequence ATGGCCGCCGATCATGATCGTGTTCCGGCGCGCGACGGCGCGTGGCGGCCCTCGGTGCTCTCGGCCGTGCTCATCGGGGTCGGTCTCATGGCCGCCGTCGATGAGGTGATCTTCCACCAGATCCTGGCCTGGCACCACTTCTACGACCGTGCCACGCCCCGGGTCGCGCTGCTCTCGGACGGCCTGCTGCACGCCGCCGAGCTGGTGGCGATCGTGGGCGGGTTCTTCTGGCTGGCCGATCTGCGCCGCCGCGCGGCGCTGCTGCCCATGGCGGCGTGGGGCGGCCTCCTGGCCGGGGCGGGGGCCTTCCAGCTGTTCGACGGCGTGGTGGACCACAAGGTGCTGCGGGTGCATCAGGTCCGTTACGGGGTGGACCTGCCGGTTTACGACATCGCGTGGAACGCTGTGGGAGTCGTGCTGCTGGCGGTGGGCGTCGCGGTGGCGGCGCGTGCGCGACGGCGCGCGACGGCGGAGGCGCGGTGA
- a CDS encoding DEAD/DEAH box helicase, translating to MTMNAAEGDIGTATTFADLGLRPELLHALSGLGYEEPTPIQREAIPPLLEGHDLLGQAATGTGKTAAFALPVLQRLEPDGQHPVALVLVPTRELAVQVSEAFHRYGRDLGARVIPIYGGAPIGRQLQGLKRGVDIVVATPGRALDHIGRGTLDLTALRTVVLDEADEMLDMGFAEDIEAILANTPDERQTVLFSATIPPRIDGLVRRHLRDPIRIEVGHETVGERTTPLVQQSAYLVARAHKPAALGRLLDIEAPAAAIVFCRTREEVDQLTETLNGRGYRAEALHGGMGQEQRDRVMGRLRAGTADLLIATDVAARGLDVEHLTHVVNYSVPSAPETYIHRIGRVGRAGREGVAITLAEPREHRMLKAIERITKQRIPVGKVPTVADLRARRMELTRAALRESLLEDDLEPYRVVVESLTDEFDLMEVALAAVKLAHESSGGELDEEEIPEVALPPERERRTGGRRAERVSRPPAGGMTRLFFGVGRRAGIRPQDLVGAITGESGLRGRDIGAIEIADRFSLVEVPHEAADEVIVAMRRTTIKGRRPTVRRERDARGRVPR from the coding sequence ATGACCATGAACGCGGCCGAGGGCGACATCGGCACGGCGACCACGTTCGCCGATCTCGGCCTCCGTCCCGAACTGCTGCACGCGCTGTCCGGGCTGGGGTACGAGGAGCCGACGCCCATCCAGCGCGAGGCGATCCCGCCGCTGCTGGAGGGGCACGACCTGCTGGGCCAGGCCGCCACCGGCACCGGTAAGACCGCCGCCTTCGCCCTGCCGGTGCTGCAACGGCTGGAGCCCGACGGGCAGCACCCCGTGGCGCTGGTGCTGGTGCCGACCCGCGAGCTGGCCGTACAGGTCTCCGAAGCGTTCCACCGGTACGGCCGGGACCTCGGCGCCCGGGTCATACCGATCTACGGCGGCGCGCCGATCGGCCGCCAGCTGCAGGGCCTCAAACGCGGCGTGGACATCGTGGTCGCCACCCCCGGCCGCGCCCTGGACCACATCGGCCGCGGCACGCTCGACCTCACGGCCCTGCGCACCGTCGTGCTGGACGAGGCCGACGAGATGCTCGACATGGGGTTCGCCGAGGACATCGAGGCGATCCTCGCCAACACCCCCGACGAGCGCCAGACCGTGCTGTTCTCCGCGACGATCCCGCCGCGCATCGACGGCCTCGTCCGCCGCCACCTGCGCGACCCGATCCGCATCGAGGTGGGGCACGAGACGGTGGGAGAGCGGACGACGCCGCTGGTGCAGCAGAGCGCCTACCTGGTCGCCCGGGCGCACAAGCCGGCGGCGCTCGGCCGGCTGCTGGACATCGAGGCTCCCGCGGCGGCGATCGTGTTCTGCCGCACCCGGGAGGAGGTCGACCAGCTCACCGAGACCCTGAACGGCCGCGGCTACCGCGCCGAGGCCCTGCACGGCGGGATGGGCCAGGAGCAGCGCGACCGCGTGATGGGACGCCTGCGCGCGGGCACGGCCGACCTGCTCATCGCGACCGACGTGGCAGCGCGCGGCCTGGACGTCGAGCATCTGACGCACGTCGTCAACTACAGCGTCCCCTCCGCGCCGGAGACCTACATCCACCGGATCGGCCGGGTGGGCCGGGCGGGCCGCGAAGGCGTGGCCATCACGCTGGCCGAGCCGCGTGAGCACCGCATGCTCAAGGCGATCGAACGCATCACCAAGCAGCGGATCCCCGTCGGGAAGGTGCCGACCGTCGCCGACCTGCGCGCCCGGCGCATGGAGCTGACCCGCGCCGCACTGCGGGAGTCCCTGCTCGAAGACGACCTGGAGCCCTACCGGGTGGTCGTCGAGTCGCTCACCGACGAGTTCGACCTCATGGAGGTGGCGCTGGCCGCGGTCAAGCTGGCGCACGAGAGCAGCGGAGGCGAGCTGGACGAGGAGGAGATCCCGGAGGTGGCCCTGCCGCCGGAGCGGGAACGGCGGACCGGTGGCAGGCGGGCCGAGCGGGTCTCCCGGCCACCGGCGGGCGGCATGACCCGGCTGTTCTTCGGCGTGGGCCGACGCGCGGGCATCCGTCCGCAGGACCTGGTAGGCGCGATCACCGGAGAGTCCGGCCTGAGAGGGCGGGACATCGGCGCGATCGAGATCGCCGACCGGTTCTCGCTGGTCGAGGTGCCGCACGAGGCCGCGGACGAGGTGATCGTGGCCATGCGCCGTACCACCATCAAGGGCCGCAGGCCCACCGTCCGCCGCGAGCGTGACGCCCGCGGGCGGGTCCCCCGCTGA
- a CDS encoding HAD-IA family hydrolase: MDDRRSYDAVLCDLDGVLRLYADGNPPLERDLGLEPGTLFSVAFTPGMVDRAVTGEITHEEWQDEIAERLTELCGSAEDAAELARCFTTWPQRVNTPMLELLSAVRRRVPVVLVTNATTRLEKDLDRLGLLNAVDEIVNSSAVGVAKPDRRIYEIAAERAGVPPRRCVFIDDREENVAAARDLGMTAVLYRDPETVRAVLGL; this comes from the coding sequence TTGGACGACCGCCGAAGCTACGACGCGGTGCTGTGTGACCTCGACGGCGTGCTACGCCTGTACGCCGACGGCAATCCCCCGCTGGAACGCGACCTCGGGTTGGAGCCCGGCACGCTGTTCTCGGTGGCCTTCACGCCGGGCATGGTGGACCGCGCGGTGACCGGCGAGATCACCCACGAGGAGTGGCAGGACGAGATAGCCGAGCGGCTGACCGAACTGTGCGGGTCGGCGGAGGACGCGGCCGAGCTGGCGCGCTGCTTCACCACCTGGCCGCAGCGCGTCAACACGCCGATGCTGGAACTGCTGTCCGCGGTCCGGCGGCGGGTGCCGGTGGTTCTGGTCACGAACGCCACCACCCGCCTGGAGAAAGACCTGGACCGGCTCGGCCTGCTGAACGCGGTGGACGAGATCGTCAACAGCTCCGCGGTGGGGGTGGCCAAACCGGACCGGCGGATCTACGAGATCGCCGCGGAGCGAGCCGGCGTACCCCCGCGGCGCTGCGTGTTCATCGACGATCGCGAGGAGAACGTGGCGGCAGCCCGCGACCTGGGCATGACGGCCGTCCTCTACCGCGATCCGGAGACCGTGCGCGCGGTCCTGGGCCTGTAA
- the mnhG gene encoding monovalent cation/H(+) antiporter subunit G: MSDIAVAALLLSAAVLSLTAGIGLLHFPDLLSRLHTATKPQVVGLLAMLVAVGLRVEAPFAVGILVLTGLFQLITAPVAAHMTGRAAYRSKRIETGRLSRDDLAHDLSRLGGATRRDTDDPPHA, translated from the coding sequence ATGAGCGACATCGCCGTGGCCGCGCTGCTGCTGTCCGCCGCGGTGCTCTCGCTCACCGCGGGCATCGGCCTGCTGCACTTCCCCGATCTGCTCTCGCGGCTGCACACCGCCACGAAGCCGCAGGTGGTCGGCTTGCTGGCGATGCTCGTCGCGGTGGGCCTGCGCGTCGAAGCCCCGTTCGCCGTCGGCATCCTGGTGCTCACCGGGCTGTTCCAGCTCATCACCGCGCCGGTGGCGGCCCACATGACAGGCCGCGCCGCGTACCGGTCGAAGAGGATCGAAACAGGACGGCTCAGCCGGGACGACCTCGCTCACGACCTGTCCCGGCTCGGAGGTGCCACGCGCCGTGACACCGACGATCCGCCGCACGCCTGA
- a CDS encoding monovalent cation/H+ antiporter complex subunit F: MTIVVIASGVLLAVAALLTLIRLVIGPTVLDRAVAFDVLLAIIVIALGVEAVYNRHTSSLPILLVLSIVGFVSTIAIVRFTEGKN, translated from the coding sequence ATGACCATCGTGGTGATCGCAAGCGGAGTGCTGCTGGCCGTCGCCGCGCTTCTGACCCTCATCCGGCTGGTCATCGGCCCGACCGTGCTGGACCGGGCGGTGGCGTTCGACGTGCTGCTGGCCATCATCGTCATAGCGCTCGGCGTGGAGGCCGTCTACAACCGGCACACCTCCTCGCTGCCGATCCTGCTGGTGCTGTCGATCGTGGGATTCGTCAGCACGATCGCGATCGTCCGCTTCACCGAAGGGAAGAACTGA
- a CDS encoding Na+/H+ antiporter subunit E, whose translation MRGHRGIAAQAAQIVLLALLWVLLWGDLSAANALSGLLLGGLLVLGLPLPSPQRRVRVSLWHSLRLLAWFLAELISSAWMVAWRAVRVGRPPVNAVVSVTLRTRSDRTLTVVALAMTAIPGSLVLEVRRSTATLYMHVLGPREGDVREAIRRDLLDLERRVIRAMGDEEDRRLLREGGRS comes from the coding sequence GTGAGAGGGCATCGGGGTATCGCGGCGCAGGCCGCGCAGATCGTGCTGCTGGCGTTGCTGTGGGTGCTGCTGTGGGGCGACCTGTCCGCCGCCAACGCGCTGTCCGGGCTGCTGCTCGGAGGGCTGCTGGTGCTGGGACTGCCGTTGCCGTCACCGCAGCGGCGGGTGCGCGTGTCCCTCTGGCACAGCCTGCGGCTGCTGGCGTGGTTCCTCGCCGAACTGATCTCCTCGGCGTGGATGGTGGCCTGGAGGGCGGTGCGGGTGGGCCGCCCGCCGGTCAACGCCGTGGTGTCGGTCACGCTGCGCACCCGCTCCGACCGTACGCTGACCGTCGTCGCGCTGGCCATGACCGCGATCCCGGGCAGCCTGGTCCTGGAGGTCAGACGGTCGACCGCCACGCTCTACATGCACGTGCTGGGCCCGAGGGAGGGGGACGTGCGGGAGGCGATCCGGCGTGACCTTCTCGACCTGGAACGGCGGGTGATCCGCGCGATGGGCGACGAAGAGGACCGCCGCCTGCTCCGAGAGGGCGGCCGATCGTGA
- a CDS encoding Na+/H+ antiporter subunit D yields MSNALVPLPVVLPLFAAGIKLAIGARFTRVQRFISVVVLTVNVVIAAVLVYQTDAHGPQTMESGGWPVPVGVALVADRFSALILLVSGVISLCVLVYALGQGVADNDDVTPLAIFHPAFLVLIAGVADTFLAGDLFNLFVGFEILLTSSYVLITLGGTVARVRAGMTYIIVSFLGSLIFLMAVGLCYAATGTLTMAHLAERLDALPANVRLILQLTLLVAFGVKAAVFPLSAWLPDSYPTTPTPITAVFAGLLTKVGVYAMIRTQTLLFPAEPLTALLLIAAALTMIIGILGAVAQTDIKRLLSFTLVSHIGFMVFGIGLASRAGLAGAIFYTVHHITVQTALFLVTGLVERRGGGTSIERLGGLARVSPFLAVLFFVPAVNLAGVPPLSGFLGKLGLMRAGTEAGTPMAYTLVGISALTSLLTLYAMCRIWNRAFWRGHGRLPRNGTGGRFRRGLSGTAITGGSSTGSMAGSAVALVVVATAFTVVAGPLVDYVDRAAVELLDRGSYIGAVMR; encoded by the coding sequence GTGAGCAACGCGTTGGTGCCGCTGCCGGTCGTCCTGCCGCTGTTCGCGGCGGGGATCAAGCTCGCGATCGGCGCCCGGTTCACCCGCGTGCAGCGGTTCATCTCGGTCGTCGTCCTGACCGTCAACGTGGTGATCGCGGCGGTGCTCGTCTACCAGACCGACGCCCACGGCCCGCAGACCATGGAGTCGGGCGGATGGCCCGTCCCCGTCGGGGTCGCGCTGGTGGCCGACCGCTTCTCCGCGCTGATCCTGCTCGTGTCAGGCGTGATCAGCCTGTGCGTGCTCGTCTACGCGCTGGGCCAGGGCGTGGCGGACAACGACGATGTCACGCCGCTGGCCATCTTCCACCCCGCCTTCCTGGTGCTGATCGCCGGGGTCGCCGACACCTTCCTGGCCGGTGACCTGTTCAACCTCTTCGTCGGGTTCGAGATCCTGCTCACCTCCAGCTACGTGCTGATCACCCTGGGCGGCACGGTCGCGCGGGTCCGCGCGGGCATGACCTACATCATCGTGAGCTTTCTCGGCTCCCTGATCTTCCTGATGGCCGTCGGACTCTGCTACGCGGCGACCGGCACCCTGACGATGGCGCATCTCGCCGAGCGGCTCGACGCGCTGCCCGCGAACGTGCGGCTGATCCTGCAACTCACGCTGCTGGTGGCGTTCGGCGTCAAGGCCGCGGTCTTCCCTCTGTCGGCGTGGCTCCCGGACAGCTACCCGACCACCCCCACGCCGATCACCGCGGTCTTCGCCGGCCTGCTCACCAAGGTCGGCGTCTACGCGATGATCCGAACGCAGACGCTGCTCTTCCCCGCGGAGCCGCTGACCGCGCTCCTGCTGATCGCGGCGGCCCTGACCATGATCATCGGCATCCTGGGCGCGGTCGCGCAGACCGACATCAAACGGCTGCTGTCGTTCACGCTGGTCAGTCACATCGGTTTCATGGTCTTCGGCATCGGGCTCGCCAGCCGAGCCGGACTGGCGGGCGCGATCTTCTACACCGTTCACCACATCACCGTGCAGACCGCGCTGTTCCTGGTGACCGGCTTGGTGGAGCGTCGCGGAGGCGGCACCTCGATCGAGCGGCTCGGCGGGCTGGCCAGGGTCTCCCCCTTCCTGGCCGTCCTGTTCTTCGTACCGGCGGTCAACCTCGCCGGTGTCCCGCCGCTGTCCGGTTTCCTCGGCAAGCTCGGGCTGATGCGCGCGGGCACCGAGGCCGGCACGCCGATGGCGTACACGCTCGTGGGCATCTCCGCGCTGACCAGTCTGCTGACGCTGTATGCGATGTGCCGGATATGGAACCGGGCGTTCTGGCGCGGCCACGGCAGGCTTCCCCGGAACGGCACAGGGGGCCGCTTCCGGCGCGGACTGAGCGGGACGGCGATCACCGGCGGCTCCTCCACCGGATCGATGGCGGGCAGCGCCGTCGCGCTGGTCGTCGTCGCCACCGCGTTCACCGTGGTCGCCGGTCCGCTGGTCGACTACGTCGACCGCGCCGCGGTGGAACTGCTCGACCGCGGCTCCTACATCGGGGCGGTGATGCGGTGA
- a CDS encoding Na(+)/H(+) antiporter subunit C, giving the protein MSGSDLTLLIAVAVLISTGVFLLLERSLTRIILGILLASNGVNLLIIAAGGAAGEPPLLGRAPVGRMNDPLPQVVILTAIVITLALVAFLLSLAHRSREVTGDDEVRDDEEDRRVIARAAREEARLRILEERAQARRVTAEEGYRAGVRARRGVRSSIRRERRELRRRLREEWERQVAADDPDSAIDTTMGKDVQ; this is encoded by the coding sequence ATGAGCGGCTCCGACCTGACGCTGCTGATCGCGGTGGCGGTCCTGATCTCCACCGGGGTGTTCCTGCTGTTGGAGCGGAGCCTGACCAGGATCATCCTCGGCATCCTGCTGGCGAGCAACGGCGTCAACCTGCTCATCATCGCGGCGGGCGGAGCCGCCGGGGAACCGCCGCTGCTCGGCAGGGCGCCGGTCGGCCGGATGAACGACCCGCTGCCGCAGGTGGTGATCCTCACCGCCATCGTCATCACGCTGGCGCTGGTCGCATTCCTGCTGTCGCTGGCCCACCGCAGCAGGGAGGTCACGGGCGACGACGAGGTACGCGACGACGAGGAGGACCGCAGGGTCATCGCCAGGGCCGCGCGGGAGGAGGCCAGGCTCCGCATCCTCGAGGAGCGCGCCCAGGCGCGCCGCGTCACCGCCGAGGAGGGATACCGCGCGGGCGTGCGGGCCCGTCGAGGCGTGCGCAGCTCGATCCGGCGGGAACGCAGAGAGCTCCGCAGACGGCTGCGCGAGGAGTGGGAGCGCCAGGTGGCGGCCGACGACCCCGACAGCGCCATCGACACCACGATGGGGAAGGACGTCCAGTGA